In a genomic window of Rhinopithecus roxellana isolate Shanxi Qingling chromosome 2, ASM756505v1, whole genome shotgun sequence:
- the NIPAL1 gene encoding magnesium transporter NIPA3 — protein sequence MAARVRLPPGEPCREGYVLSLVCQNSFQAWCEITNVSQLLASPVLYTDLNSSINNLSISANVENKYSLYVGLVLAVSSSIFIGSSFILKKKGLLQLASKGVTRAGQGGHSYLKEWLWWVGLLSMGAGEAANFAAYAFAPATLVTPLGALSVLISAILSSYFLNEHLNIHGKIGCMLSILGSTVMVIHAPQEEEVTSLHEMEMKLRDPGFISFAMIITVISLVLILIVAPKKGQTNILVYISICSLIGAFSVSSVKGLGIAIKELIEWKPVYKHPLVFVLLAVLVLSVTTQINYLNKALDAFNTSLVTPIYYVFFTSMVVTCSAVLFQEWYGMTAGDIIGTLSGFFTIIIGIFLLHAFKNTDITWSELTSTAKKEAISLNVNENNYVLLENLECSAPGYNDDVTLFSRTDD from the exons ATGGCGGCACGGGTGAGGCTGCCGCCTGGAGAGCCCTGCCGAGAAG gATATGTGCTGTCTCTGGTCTGTCAAAACTCCTTCCAGGCTTGGTGTGAGATCACAAATGTGTCACAGCTGCTGGCTTCTCCTGTGCTCTACACGGACCTGAATTCCAGCATAAACAACTTGAGCATTTCAGCAAATGTGGAAAACAAATACAGTCTTTATGTGGGCTTGGTACTGGCAGTAAGTTCAAGTATTTTTATTGGCTCCAGCTTCATCCTGAAAAAGAAGGGCCTCTTGCAACTGGCCAGCAAGGGTGTTACTAGAGCTG gacaAGGTGGACATTCTTACCTGAAGGAATGGCTCTGGTGGGTAGGATTGCTGTCAA TGGGAGCAGGAGAAGCTGCAAATTTTGCTGCTTATGCTTTTGCACCTGCCACCTTGGTCACCCCTCTGGGTGCTCTGAGTGTTCTCATAAG TGCAATATTATCTTCCTACTTTTTAAACGAGCACTTGAACATTCATGGGAAAATAGGCTGCATGTTAAGTATATTGGGGTCAACTGTGATGGTTATCCATGCCCCACAAGAAGAGGAAGTCACATCTTTGcatgaaatggaaatgaaattgaGAGACCCAG ggtttatttcttttgctatgatCATAACTGTGATCTCCTTGGTGCTGATTTTGATTGTGGCTCCAAAGAAAGGACAGACCAATATATTGGTTTATATTTCAATCTGTTCCTTGATTGGAGCGTTTTCAGTTTCTTCTGTCAAAGGCCTGGGAATTGCCATTAAGGAGCTGATAGAATGGAAGCCAGTTTACAAACATCCCCTGGTCTTTGTTTTGCTGGCTGTACTTGTGCTTTCAGTAACTACACAGATTAACTATCTCAACAAGGCACTGGACGCCTTTAATACCTCTCTTGTGACACCCATTTATTATGTATTCTTCACATCCATGGTAGTCACTTGCTCTGCTGTCTTATTCCAAGAGTGGTATGGCATGACAGCTGGAGATATCATTGGGACCCTGAGTGGATTCTTCACTATTATCATTGGCATCTTCCTtctacatgcttttaaaaatactgacatTACCTGGAGTGAGCTTACATCCACTGctaagaaagaagccatctctctGAATGTCAATGAAAACAATTATGTTTTACTAGAGAACTTGGAGTGTTCAGCCCCGGGATACAATGATGACGTTACCTTGTTTAGTAGAACTGATGACTGA